The Populus trichocarpa isolate Nisqually-1 chromosome 11, P.trichocarpa_v4.1, whole genome shotgun sequence genome has a segment encoding these proteins:
- the LOC18103361 gene encoding uncharacterized protein LOC18103361 — protein MGQRKLNSGQRKKRSFMIGKCFPFFILRKTLSHETPLLCLVFISKNSVSLFSDNIHTSKPLYNIKIGKVVSLAEAAKGSFVFQQGKPCPYQARQHRLVSNCLSCGKIVCEQEGEGPCSFCGALVLKEGSTYAGLEESMAPTSDAEFAAEAYSKRLVEYDNIHTTCVVEYTSNGASNENN, from the coding sequence ATGGGTCAAAGGAAACTCAATTCTggtcaaaggaaaaaaagaagctttatgataggaaagtgttttcctttttttattctaaggaaaacactttcccaTGAAACACCTCTTCTTTGCCTCGTCTTCATCTCCAAAAACTCTGTTAGCCTCTTCAGTGATAACATTCACACTAGCAAGCCACTTTACAATATCAAAATAGGAAAAGTCGTTTCACTTGCAGAGGCTGCCAAAGGGTCATTTGTCTTCCAGCAGGGGAAGCCATGCCCATATCAAGCCCGTCAGCATAGACTGGTGAGTAATTGCTTATCCTGTGGCAAGATTGTCTGCGAACAAGAAGGAGAGGGGCCTTGCAGTTTCTGCGGCGCCCTTGTGTTAAAGGAAGGAAGTACGTATGCTGGTCTTGAAGAAAGCATGGCTCCTACATCAGATGCTGAATTTGCAGCTGAGGCTTATTCTAAAAGGCTTGTGGAGTATGATAACATTCACACTACCTGTGTAGTTGAATACACGAGTAACGGAGCGTCTAATGAGAACAATTAA